The genome window TGCAGGCTGACAATGTCGCTGGTTGCAAAGAAGGCCGCGCGACTGTCCGGCACCATTTTCCCATCCGCCCGCGCCCGCGCCCGCCCATAGCCATAAAGACCCAGGGTCCGCCCGCGCAACGTCCGCCCAACCCCCATCTGCCAATTGCCCGCTTTGAGTGAGGCCGCCTGTTCAGGGATCTGACGATAGCTTGCCAGCATCAGCGCCAGCGTCATCTCGGCCGCCGCATAGGATGGCGTGTCGGAATGCATGTGGGAGCACAAAAGCACGTTGTTCGCGCTGCACGCCGCGACATCCACATGAGGATAAACACTGCGTTGCGAGATCAGCTTCAGCCGCGGCAATCGTTCCAGAAGCGCGGCGCTGATCTTTGTACGCTCACGAAACAAAACAATGGCCTCGGCCTCTTGCAGCCGCGTGGCCAGTTTGGTCGGATCCGGTTCATGATCGGTCCAGACTGTAACGTCATGCCCGTCAAGCAACCGGAAACACGGCAAGCCGCGCAGCGTGTCGAACCAGTCGTCGAGGATATGAACCTTCATCGGCTTTCGATACGTGTCTCAGGCGTGGGCGCGCGTGGTGTCGGAACAAAGACAAAATCTTCCAGCGATCGGATTGCCGCCAGCACCTTCTGCCGCTCGCCCAGCATGTGGTTGAATTGCGCGTCACACCCGGAAATCGGCGACGGGTAGGATGAAATTTCAGTTTGCAGAATCTGACGCGCCTCCGCCAATTCGGCCCGCGCGGCAAGGATACAGTCCTCAAAGGTTTCCGACATGATACCTCTCCCTGATGATTGTATACAACGGCATACCAAAACCCGCGAAGAAGTCAATTCCCCTTCCAGACCGAGCGCGGAACAAACACCGTGCCAGAGGCAAGTTTGCGCGCCGTTCGGATCAACCCCGCCGATTTGATCACCGTCCCGCCCGCTGTCGCCGCATAGTCCACGACCACGTCGATAGTCCCCGTTGGATGCTCCAGAACGATCTTTGCCGGGGTTTCATTCGGCAATCGCGACATGCCGTCCGCCACGCTGCCGGGCGTCAGAACGCAGGAGGCAAGGCACTGCGCACCGGTGACGGCCATCGTCGGGTGGGTATTCCACGGCATAAAATATCGGGTTGCGATCGTGCCGGACCCTTGTGCCCGCGCCAGCAGGCCAAACTTGGGCACGACCGAGGTGGACACATCACCCAGCCCCATCAACACACCCGCCTTCAGCCGCACAGCCTCCATCTGCGCAAAGAACGCCCGGTTTTCGTCCAGCACGGCGGCACTTTCATAGCCCGTCAGCCCAAAGCTTTCCGCCCTGGCGATCACCATGGGCATGGCGACATCCATGCAGGTGACGGCGATCCCGTCGATCTGATCAACCAGATTTCCCGTTGGAAGGAACGCCCCGGTCGCGCCGCCAACGGTTTCCATGAACTGCAGGGCTATGGGCGCTGCTGTCCCCGGCACACCGTCAATTTCCGCCGCGCCGTCATACAGAACCTCGCCACCCGGCGTCTGAACCACCGCCGCCACTTTCGCGCCGGTGTTCACCGCCCGAATTCTGACCGGTGTTTCGCCGTCCAGCGCCGGGATCAACCCCATCTCGATCGCTGCTGGGCCAACACCGGTCAGGATGTTTCCGCACGTCGGTTTGAAGTCGACCAGCCGATCCTCGACACTGACCTGGGCAAAGAAGTAATCCACGTCTGCCCAAGGGTCCTGCGACGCCGACAACATCGCGACCTTGGTGGTCACCGCCACACCGCCGCCGATCCCGTCGATGTTCAAAGGATGGCCCGAGCCGACAATTGCAATCAGCACCTCGGCCAGCTGATCCAGATCCTCGGGCAGATCCGCCCGGTTCAGATACGGCCCGCGCGAGGTGCCGCCGCGCATGAAAAGAAATGGTATCGCGGTTTGGGTCATGACAGTGGCCACGGCAGATCAGCGTAATCCTGAAGCAGCCCCGGCGGGAAATCCCGGTTCAATAGTCCAGCCATGACACACATGAACGCAATCCCAACCGCTGTGTAAACCGCCGCAAATGTGGTGCCCAGACCGGCGCGGATCTTCAGGAACGCAAACAGGAACAGCGCAAGTGCAAGGATGAATCCCAGAAGCGAGGTCAGGATCAGCAGTGCTGCAAACCACCCAATGGTTGGCCACAGGCTGTGGGTCGCCTCGGCGTCCTCTCCGTCGACCTCACGGTCGGCGAAGATCGTATCAGTCTCGGGCTTCAGCATCATGCGGATGATCAGGATGGCGCAACCAACCAGGCAAACCCCGGCGACAAACATCGGGAAGGTCCGGTCGCGGCTGAAGCTTGGGATCGCGGCTGCGTCATAGAACGCATAGGCTATGTACCCGGTCACCACGGCCAGGAAGATGAACGGCGCGCGCTTGGTGCCGGACTGCACGTTGCCTTCGGCCATGATGTTCTTGGCCTGCCGCAGCCCGACCACGACCGAGACAACCGTGATGATCAGCAAGACGATGACGATTGGCGAAAAGATATAATCCAGCCCCTCGCCCAGCCCTTTGCGAAACCGCGATTGCGCGATCTGCAGTGCCTGGTTGGCATAGGTTTCCGCCGGGTTCGACAAAACGAAGCCGATCAGAAAGGCGGGACGCGACCAGTCGAAGCGGCGCATCATGATCCCCAGGAACCCGATGGCAAACAGCGCCACAAGGTCCATTAGGTTCTGGCCCGACTGAAAAGCGGCAAAGCTGATGATCATGAACAGGAACGGCGCCAGCAGGGCGAAGCGGATCGTCGTCAACTTTGCAATCCCGCCCGAGGCGGCGATGCAGATCACCGTGCCGACCACATTGGCCAGGGCCAGCAGCCAGACGATGGAATAGGTGATATCCAGGTTGTTCTTCAGCATCGCCGGGCCAACCTCGATCTGCCCGGATCCCAGCAGGGCAATCGCCCCAATGAATATCGCCATCGACCCAGAGCCGGGAATGCCGAACAGCAGGGTCGGCACCAGCCCGCCGCCCTCCTTGGCGTTGTTGGAACTTTCCGGCCCGATGATGCCGCGAACCTCTCCTTTGCCGAAATTCTCTTTGTTTTTGGTGGTCTGCACCGCATGGCCATAGGCGATCCAGTCCACGACCGAGCCACCAAGGCCCGGGATGACGCCGACCACGACACCGATGATCGAACAGCGCACCGACAACCAGATATTGGCGAACCAGTCCCGCACGCCGTCCAGCCAACCGCCGCCCAGAGCCTGCTCCTTGGCGATGGCGCGGTCCTGGCGCAGAAGCGAGATGATCTCGGGGATGGCGAAGATGCCAAGACCAACGATGACCAGCTTCAGCCCGTCGGTCAGATAGGGAAAATCATAGGACGACATCCGCAGATCGCCCGACGACGCGCCCTCGCCGATCGTGCCGATCAGCATGCCCAGACCCGCCGCGACGATCCCCTTGATCGCAACGCGCCCCGCCAGAATGCCCACCATGGACAGACCAAAGACCGTGATCATCAACAGCTCGGGCGTGCGGAATTCCAGCACGATGGGGCGTGCAACAAGAATAAAGACAGTCAGGAAGCTTGCGCCCACCAGCCCGCCGAACAGGGATGAGGCAAAAGCCGCCGACAGGGCCCGCGCCGCCTGGCCTTTCTTGGCCATGGGAAACCCGTCCAGCACAGTGGCTTGCGACGCCGATGACCCCGGTATCCCCATCAGAACCGATGCGAATGTGTCAGACGTGGGCACCACCGCGACCATGCCCACCATCAAGGCAAGACCAAGGATCGGGTCCATCCCGAACATGAACGGCAACAACAGCGACAGACCGGCGATACCGCCGAGGCCCGGAAAGACACCGACGCACAGGCCCATGACGACGCCCAGAACGAGGTAGCCCAGCACGACCGGTTGCAGGATCAGCGCCCAGGCGTCGCCCAAGGCAGGCAATGCGGTTGCGATAATATCCATGAGTGTCCGCCCGCTGTCTTTGCTTGGTAAAACGCCCCGCCGATACGGGCGGGGCGTTCCAAAAGCAAAGTTACTTAAGCGTCACGCCGTAACGCTCTTCCAGCCAACCAACGACAAACGCCTTGGCCGATGCGGGAACCTGCGTGCCGCTTGTCAACGCGCCTTTGGCCGCGTCGCCCGTCATCTGCGGGTATACACCCAGACGACCGGCCGAGATTTCGGCGAAATCTGCGCGGGCTTTCACCTCTTCAAACGCTTTGGTGTAGGTCACGATTGCATCGTTTGACGCGCCATTGGGCAGGAACACCATCTTCTGTGCCGGGAAACCTGCAATGAAAAAGGCCTTCCAGGCATCCCACTTTTCGCCCGAAGTTTCACAAGCAGGCGTGGCTTCGCAGGCTTCCTTGAACGTCGGCATATCGGGGAACGTCGGGTCGCGCACGATGTTGCCATCGGCGTCCAGCGCACCCCAGCTCATCATCGGGACGGCTGTGCCAGCCTCGACCAGAGGCGTGACACCTTTCAGGTAGGACGAGGATGTCTGATAGTCGATGTTGGCCTCGCCACGTTCGAACATCAGGCGGCCGTCGCCGCGGCCCTTGATGCCCATCACGCTTTCGACGTTCAGACCCAGCATTTCCCAGGCCAGTGTCGGCACAAGGTCCAGACGCGTGGCGCCCTGGTTGCCATAGATGAAGTCTTCACCCTGAAGGCCCGTTGCGTCCAGTCCGTCCATCTTGGCGGCCATGTCAGGCGGAAGATAAGCGACACCGCCGGTGCCCGAGGCCAGAACAACATTCCAGTCGGCATAGTCGTACTTGACGCGCGGATCACCCAACAGGAACGGGAACTGCGTGGACCCGGACGAACCGAAGATCGTCGTACCATCTTCGTAGGATTGCTCCTGGAACCAATTCGCGCCTTTGGTCGATCCGGCACCCGGCATGAATTTCACAACAACAGTCGGCTGACCGGGCAGCGCTTCGGACAGAAGCGGCGCATAGAAGTTGGCCCATTTGGCCGATCCGCCAGTTTCCGAAAACGGAATGATCCATTCAACGGTCTTGCCGGTCAGGTTGATGCCGTGACCGCCTGCCTGCGCTTGAAACGAAAACGTCGCTGCGGCGGCGGCCACAAGGCTGGAAGCCACACGACGTGTGGTTTTGATAAAGGACATAGGTTCCTCCCTAGGATACGATCGCCCCTTGTTAGGCGCGACCTGAAAAACAGAATCACCGGGACGTCCCTGCCCGGTTGATGTCCAAACCCTGACCTGCGAACCTTGCATGAAACTTTCAGGCCCGAAAAAATGCGCATCACGGTTGTCGAGGATAACATCAGCCTGGCCAAAGGCATTGCCTATAGCCTGGAAGACGCAGGCCACGCCGTCGACCTTTTGCACGACGGGTCCGAGGCCGAGGCATTCCTGGCCTCCGATACCTCTGACCTGGTGATCCTGGATATCAATCTTCCCGGCACCGACGGTTTGACCTTGCTGAAAACGCTGCGCCTTCGCGATGATCCGCGCCCGGTCATCCTTCTGACCGCGCGTGCCGAGATCGAAGACCGGATCACCGGGCTGGATGCGGGTGCCGATGATTACCTGATCAAACCCTTTGAGATGGCCGAGTTGAATGCCCGCGTCCGGGCATTGTCGCGCCGCCGCACGGTGCCGCACCGCCAGTTGCAGACCATCGGTCAGCTTTCATTCGACGCCACCGCGCGTCAGCTTTTTGTTGAGGACGAACCCGTCGAAATGCCCCGCCGCGAACTGGCCGTGTTCGAGTGTCTGTTGTCCGCCGGTGGCCGATTGGTCAGCAAAACGGCGCTTCTGGATTATGCCTATGGCGTGGGCGCGGATGTCGAGGAAAAGGTGGTCGAGGTCTACGTCTCGCGGATCCGGGGCCGGCTGAGGCCCTATGGCATCACCATCAAGGCACAGCGCGGCCTTGGCTATCAGCTTCTGGCGGACGCCTGATGGCGCAATCCCTGCGGACCCGACTGATCGTCATCATCCTGACCCCGCTGTTGCTGGTCTCGGTCGCGGCAGCTGCCTGGCAATTCCGGAATACCTCGCACCGGGCCGAGGAAATCTTCGACCGGGGTCTGTTTTCCGCCGCACTCGCGATTTCCCGTGACGTGGCACTGTCGGACGGCGATGCCCTCAGCCCTGCGACACGCCAGTTGATCAATGACACCTCGGGCGGGGATCTGTTTTATCACGTTTATGCCCCTGACGGCGTTTTCGTAACAGGTTACGCAACGCCCCCCACACCACCATCTATCGGGCAAGAGGATCTGGCCGAACCGCTGTACTATAACGCGATCTATCAAGGCCGCGACGTCCGTGTACTGCGCTATCAGGATGCCACAACTGTCGATCGCGTCACCGGGCTGTTCACCATCTCGGTCTGGCAGGACATGGATATCCGTGCCTCCTTCGTCCGTGACGTCGTTACCCGCGCGATTGCCGTCATCGGTCTGCTTTTGCTGTCCGTCGCCCTGATCGTCTGGTTCGGCGTCGGCCTTGGGCTGCGACCGCTTCTGGATCTGAAAGACGCGATCGCAAAACGCACCGCAAGCGAGTTGCAACCGATCCGCCGCAATGTCCCCGTCGAAGCGCAACCCATCGTCGAAACCCTGAACACCCTGCTGGATCGCGTTTCGCGCCGGATCAGTTCGAAGGACGAGTTCATTTCCAACGCCGCCCACCAGTTGCGCAACCCGATTGCGGGGGTCCTTGCCATGGCCGAGGCAGTCGAAAACGCACCCACGCCCGAAGCCGCAAAAGCCCGGAGTACCGAACTGGTGGCCGCCGCCAGAAATGCCACGCATCTGACCAATCAGCTTTTGTCATTCGAACGTGCAAGGGGTGCGGATCTTGCGACAAGTGGGGAACTGATCGAGCTTGGGGCCATTGTCAGGGGTGCAATCGAAAGATTCGAAGCCGAACACGGCGACCGCGACATCAAACTCACCAGCAGCGTACCTGCACACCCCGTGTCGATGCTTGGTGATCCATTGATGCTCAGCGAGGCGGTGTTGAACGTCCTCAGCAACGCGGTGACCCATGGCGGTCGCAATGTGTCGAAGATCGACGTAACCCTGACCGCCAATTCTGAAATGGCCAGGCTGAGCATCCGGGACGATGGTATCGGAATTGCGCCCGCAGATCACGCGCTGGCCGTCAGTCGGTTCAGTCAGGCCAATAATGGTCCGGGCAGCGGGTTGGGCTTGCCGATTGCGGCGCGCGTGGCGGAAAATCACAACGGGCATCTGACGATTGACGCGTCGGACGTCGGCGCGTCTGTGTCGCTTGAATTCCCGTTCATTCCGGAACCTTAAAGCAGTCTCCGAAACGCCAACCTTACGTCCTTCCTTGTCGAGGATGGCAAGCAGTCCGAGTGGCAATGAAGGGTGGTCGATTGGGGATAGCCCGAGGCGGCGAAACAAATTACTTTTTGGCCGCATGGACAATCTTCGGCCCTTTTTGCTTCAGATCAACGGCGAAGCGACGCATGTGGACGCCACGTCCGAAACCCCATTGCTTTATGTCCTGCGCGATCAACTCGGTCTGATGGGGACACGCTTTGGATGCGGGCAGGGTACCTGCGGCGCATGCATGGTCATTGTCGATGGCAAAGCCGTCACCGCCTGTGACCTGACGGTTGATGCGCTTGAAGGGGCCCGGATCGAAACCATCGAATCCCTGGGCCGCGATGGCGCTGCGCTTCACCCATTGGCGCAGGCGGTCCTGGACGAACAGGCCGCGCAATGCGGTTATTGCCTGCCGGGTATCCTGATCAGTGCCAAGTCGCTGCTGGATGCCAATCCCACACCCAACGACGCAGAGATCCGCGCGGCGCTGGACGGCAACCTGTGCCGCTGTGGGGCGCATCTGCGAATTCTGCGCGCGATTTCTGCGGTTGTCGCAAAGGCGTCGACATGAACGGTCAGGCTGGATCGGGCCATCTGATCTCGGACTGGGTACGGTTTGAGGATAATGGCCGCGTAACCGTTTTTACCGGGCGCGTCGAATTGGGGCAGGGCAATCAGACCGCGTTGCTGCAAATGGCCGCGGATGAACTGTGCCTTGATCCGTCTGACATCTCGCTTGTCCCTGCCGATACCGCGCAAACACCGGACGAAGGCTATACGGCGGGCAGCATGTCAATCTCGGTCGGCGGGATCAGCTTGCGGCGCGCGACCTCGGCAGCGCGCGTTCTGGTCCTGGCCGAGGCTGCGCGGCGGTTGAATACGGCGGTGGCTGACCTGTCGGTGCGGGGCGGGGCGATCCTGCACTTAGGTGTTCCCAGCACAGAAGATCTGCACGCCATCGGCCGGGCCCTTGATCTGGATGTGCCCGTGGCGGACCACGCTGATCCGCTGCCGCGTGCAGACCGCATCTATTCCGGGACATCGACGCCGCGCATAGATCTGTCAGCGCGGGTGCTGGGCGCGCCGTTTGTCCACGACCTGCGCCCCGAAGGAATGCTGCACGGTCGCATGGTGCGCCTGCCCGCCGTCGGGGCGTATTTGACCTCGGTCGATCTGGAGGCGTTGCGCGCACGTCCCGGCGTCGTCGCGGTTGTGCGCGACGGGTCCTTTCTGGGGCTGCTTGCGCAGACAAGCTGGCAGGCCGTTCGCGCGCAGGACTGGGCGCTGCGCAATACGCAGTGGGACACGCCCGCCGGGCCCGAGGGGACGGTGTCGCAAATCGTCCATTGCGCTGATGGTCCCGCCGATGTGGTCCGCGCAGCCGGGGATCGCGCCGCCGCGCACCAGAGTTTCGGACTGACCGCGACGCGTCCGTTCCTGTCGCATGGTTCGATCGGGCCGTCAGCGGCACTGGCCTTGTGGGATAAGGATCGTCTGACGGTACAGTCACACTCGCAAGGTGTGTTCCCATTGCGCGGCGCAATGGCCCGCGTGTTGGGGCTGGACGCCGGGCAAATCACGGTCATGCACACGCCCGGTGCCGGGTGTTATGGTCACAACGGCGCAGATGACGCGGCGATGGATGCGGCCATTCTGGCGCGCCATGTTCCCGGGCGGCCCGTGCTGGTCGTCTGGAGCCGCGCTGAGGAGTTTCGCAACGCGCCGCTTGGTCCTGCAATGGCGACGACTGCGCAGGCAGAGGTGGATGAAACCGGGCGCATTCAGGCATTCGATGTGCAGGTGAACAGCGTCCCCCATGCCAACCGGCCCGGCACCCAAGGCGCGCCAAACCTGCTGGCGGGAACGCAGCTGGCTAAGTCGATTCCCTT of Paracoccaceae bacterium contains these proteins:
- a CDS encoding D-2-hydroxyacid dehydrogenase family protein, producing MKVHILDDWFDTLRGLPCFRLLDGHDVTVWTDHEPDPTKLATRLQEAEAIVLFRERTKISAALLERLPRLKLISQRSVYPHVDVAACSANNVLLCSHMHSDTPSYAAAEMTLALMLASYRQIPEQAASLKAGNWQMGVGRTLRGRTLGLYGYGRARARADGKMVPDSRAAFFATSDIVSLHVRLKPATKGIVTAGDLAAMQPRALLVNTSRSGLIETGALEAEVARGRIHAAIDVFDPEPMRDTENILATHPNVLATPHIGYVTEDEFDLQFRDIFEQINAYADGAPIHMINPEVLA
- a CDS encoding 4-oxalomesaconate tautomerase, which codes for MTQTAIPFLFMRGGTSRGPYLNRADLPEDLDQLAEVLIAIVGSGHPLNIDGIGGGVAVTTKVAMLSASQDPWADVDYFFAQVSVEDRLVDFKPTCGNILTGVGPAAIEMGLIPALDGETPVRIRAVNTGAKVAAVVQTPGGEVLYDGAAEIDGVPGTAAPIALQFMETVGGATGAFLPTGNLVDQIDGIAVTCMDVAMPMVIARAESFGLTGYESAAVLDENRAFFAQMEAVRLKAGVLMGLGDVSTSVVPKFGLLARAQGSGTIATRYFMPWNTHPTMAVTGAQCLASCVLTPGSVADGMSRLPNETPAKIVLEHPTGTIDVVVDYAATAGGTVIKSAGLIRTARKLASGTVFVPRSVWKGN
- a CDS encoding tricarboxylate transporter; the encoded protein is MDIIATALPALGDAWALILQPVVLGYLVLGVVMGLCVGVFPGLGGIAGLSLLLPFMFGMDPILGLALMVGMVAVVPTSDTFASVLMGIPGSSASQATVLDGFPMAKKGQAARALSAAFASSLFGGLVGASFLTVFILVARPIVLEFRTPELLMITVFGLSMVGILAGRVAIKGIVAAGLGMLIGTIGEGASSGDLRMSSYDFPYLTDGLKLVIVGLGIFAIPEIISLLRQDRAIAKEQALGGGWLDGVRDWFANIWLSVRCSIIGVVVGVIPGLGGSVVDWIAYGHAVQTTKNKENFGKGEVRGIIGPESSNNAKEGGGLVPTLLFGIPGSGSMAIFIGAIALLGSGQIEVGPAMLKNNLDITYSIVWLLALANVVGTVICIAASGGIAKLTTIRFALLAPFLFMIISFAAFQSGQNLMDLVALFAIGFLGIMMRRFDWSRPAFLIGFVLSNPAETYANQALQIAQSRFRKGLGEGLDYIFSPIVIVLLIITVVSVVVGLRQAKNIMAEGNVQSGTKRAPFIFLAVVTGYIAYAFYDAAAIPSFSRDRTFPMFVAGVCLVGCAILIIRMMLKPETDTIFADREVDGEDAEATHSLWPTIGWFAALLILTSLLGFILALALFLFAFLKIRAGLGTTFAAVYTAVGIAFMCVMAGLLNRDFPPGLLQDYADLPWPLS
- a CDS encoding tricarboxylate transporter, yielding MSFIKTTRRVASSLVAAAAATFSFQAQAGGHGINLTGKTVEWIIPFSETGGSAKWANFYAPLLSEALPGQPTVVVKFMPGAGSTKGANWFQEQSYEDGTTIFGSSGSTQFPFLLGDPRVKYDYADWNVVLASGTGGVAYLPPDMAAKMDGLDATGLQGEDFIYGNQGATRLDLVPTLAWEMLGLNVESVMGIKGRGDGRLMFERGEANIDYQTSSSYLKGVTPLVEAGTAVPMMSWGALDADGNIVRDPTFPDMPTFKEACEATPACETSGEKWDAWKAFFIAGFPAQKMVFLPNGASNDAIVTYTKAFEEVKARADFAEISAGRLGVYPQMTGDAAKGALTSGTQVPASAKAFVVGWLEERYGVTLK
- a CDS encoding response regulator — protein: MRITVVEDNISLAKGIAYSLEDAGHAVDLLHDGSEAEAFLASDTSDLVILDINLPGTDGLTLLKTLRLRDDPRPVILLTARAEIEDRITGLDAGADDYLIKPFEMAELNARVRALSRRRTVPHRQLQTIGQLSFDATARQLFVEDEPVEMPRRELAVFECLLSAGGRLVSKTALLDYAYGVGADVEEKVVEVYVSRIRGRLRPYGITIKAQRGLGYQLLADA
- a CDS encoding sensor histidine kinase; this encodes MAQSLRTRLIVIILTPLLLVSVAAAAWQFRNTSHRAEEIFDRGLFSAALAISRDVALSDGDALSPATRQLINDTSGGDLFYHVYAPDGVFVTGYATPPTPPSIGQEDLAEPLYYNAIYQGRDVRVLRYQDATTVDRVTGLFTISVWQDMDIRASFVRDVVTRAIAVIGLLLLSVALIVWFGVGLGLRPLLDLKDAIAKRTASELQPIRRNVPVEAQPIVETLNTLLDRVSRRISSKDEFISNAAHQLRNPIAGVLAMAEAVENAPTPEAAKARSTELVAAARNATHLTNQLLSFERARGADLATSGELIELGAIVRGAIERFEAEHGDRDIKLTSSVPAHPVSMLGDPLMLSEAVLNVLSNAVTHGGRNVSKIDVTLTANSEMARLSIRDDGIGIAPADHALAVSRFSQANNGPGSGLGLPIAARVAENHNGHLTIDASDVGASVSLEFPFIPEP
- a CDS encoding 2Fe-2S iron-sulfur cluster binding domain-containing protein, whose amino-acid sequence is MDNLRPFLLQINGEATHVDATSETPLLYVLRDQLGLMGTRFGCGQGTCGACMVIVDGKAVTACDLTVDALEGARIETIESLGRDGAALHPLAQAVLDEQAAQCGYCLPGILISAKSLLDANPTPNDAEIRAALDGNLCRCGAHLRILRAISAVVAKAST
- a CDS encoding molybdopterin-dependent oxidoreductase is translated as MNGQAGSGHLISDWVRFEDNGRVTVFTGRVELGQGNQTALLQMAADELCLDPSDISLVPADTAQTPDEGYTAGSMSISVGGISLRRATSAARVLVLAEAARRLNTAVADLSVRGGAILHLGVPSTEDLHAIGRALDLDVPVADHADPLPRADRIYSGTSTPRIDLSARVLGAPFVHDLRPEGMLHGRMVRLPAVGAYLTSVDLEALRARPGVVAVVRDGSFLGLLAQTSWQAVRAQDWALRNTQWDTPAGPEGTVSQIVHCADGPADVVRAAGDRAAAHQSFGLTATRPFLSHGSIGPSAALALWDKDRLTVQSHSQGVFPLRGAMARVLGLDAGQITVMHTPGAGCYGHNGADDAAMDAAILARHVPGRPVLVVWSRAEEFRNAPLGPAMATTAQAEVDETGRIQAFDVQVNSVPHANRPGTQGAPNLLAGTQLAKSIPFPISKDLGPERGGGADRNGIPYYAIPSVGVTKRLVHDLPYRSSSLRGLGATVNVLAIEALIDRIACDTGQDPAALRITHLEDPRAQAVIRTVMEMSGTHRVTDDGTGWGLAFARYKNSAAYAAIVASVAVDDDVRVSKVSAAIDMGEVINPDGAINQIEGGIIQSISWGLKEQLRFDGAGVATETWLDYPILTFSEVPEIAVRLIDRSDDPPLGCAEAVQGPVVAAISSAIHNAVGARVTDMPFNRDRIITAMM